Proteins encoded in a region of the Campylobacter geochelonis genome:
- a CDS encoding vWA domain-containing protein, which translates to MLSFEYPFAFLLLLVYLVCAKFCKAKNPSFYFSNIDMLEKAAKKANVALNLVKFIIAFLLITALASPVKKDEISFVDDKGYEIALMLDVSGSMERGDKFSAVKNIVKDFIAKRTHDKIGLSVFADFAYVAIPLTYDKNSIKRLLDRVDVGIAGTQKTALYEALFLTANLFKDSTAKDKIIILPTDGMDNAGSIPLDVAIKTAQKYGIKVYTIGVGVPGDFNPAVLAKIAKDTGGEYFSSNSFKGLEEIYSKIDKLEKSDIRADKYIKKTYYFHYFALFAGVFMVVYFFMINRKRYV; encoded by the coding sequence TACTTTTCTAACATTGATATGCTTGAAAAAGCTGCTAAAAAAGCAAATGTAGCTTTAAATTTAGTCAAATTTATCATCGCTTTTTTGCTAATTACCGCGCTTGCAAGTCCGGTTAAAAAAGATGAGATAAGTTTTGTCGATGATAAGGGCTATGAGATAGCTTTGATGCTCGATGTTAGCGGCTCGATGGAGCGAGGGGATAAATTTAGTGCTGTTAAAAACATAGTCAAAGACTTTATCGCTAAGCGAACTCACGATAAAATCGGACTTAGCGTTTTTGCAGACTTTGCATATGTAGCAATTCCGCTAACTTATGATAAAAACAGCATAAAACGCCTGCTTGATAGAGTAGATGTTGGCATTGCTGGAACGCAAAAAACAGCACTTTATGAAGCGCTGTTTTTAACCGCAAATCTTTTTAAAGACAGCACCGCAAAAGATAAAATCATCATTTTACCAACCGATGGTATGGATAATGCAGGCTCGATTCCTTTAGACGTGGCGATAAAAACTGCTCAAAAATACGGCATCAAAGTCTATACCATAGGCGTTGGCGTGCCAGGAGATTTTAACCCAGCAGTCTTAGCAAAAATCGCAAAAGACACAGGTGGCGAGTATTTTAGTTCAAATTCTTTTAAAGGACTAGAAGAGATTTACTCTAAAATCGACAAGCTAGAAAAAAGCGATATAAGAGCTGATAAATATATCAAAAAAACATATTATTTCCACTATTTTGCGCTATTTGCTGGAGTGTTTATGGTAGTTTATTTTTTTATGATAAATAGGAAAAGATATGTTTAG
- a CDS encoding vWA domain-containing protein yields the protein MFSFQNLEFLWLLVLLPALLLFAGKKSQFESYFSKDVLKQIYIKNRGFSSKFRANLLILSLAMLIFAIARPVFKGGEIEVKSSFIDVVVGLDISKSMSVDDVFPNRFEFSKNKLFTFLKDASDKRVSIVGFSDRAFLVSPLTKDFESLKFLVKNMNFSYLNLKGTSIISFLKSANSLFDKNEHKVVLIFSDGGDNVDFSKEIAYAKEHNIAVYVYLVATQKGALFKADNGDMAVLKANEAIKNLALQTGGAFLNYSLSNDDIKSISDDMSAKFRDKNEQSTMINEQQELFYYPLVLALVFFFMAIFSLPTRKI from the coding sequence ATGTTTAGTTTTCAAAATTTAGAGTTTTTATGGCTTTTGGTTTTACTTCCTGCTTTGCTACTTTTTGCTGGAAAAAAGAGCCAATTTGAGAGCTATTTTTCAAAAGATGTATTGAAACAAATTTATATAAAAAACCGTGGATTTTCTTCTAAATTTAGAGCAAATTTACTAATACTATCTTTGGCAATGCTTATCTTTGCTATCGCAAGACCAGTTTTTAAAGGTGGCGAAATCGAAGTTAAATCAAGTTTTATAGATGTTGTCGTTGGGCTTGATATATCAAAATCAATGAGCGTTGATGATGTGTTTCCAAACCGTTTTGAGTTTTCTAAAAACAAGCTTTTTACATTTTTAAAAGACGCTAGCGATAAAAGGGTTTCTATAGTAGGATTTAGCGATAGAGCGTTTTTGGTTTCGCCTCTTACAAAGGACTTTGAGTCGTTGAAATTTCTTGTTAAGAATATGAATTTTAGCTATTTAAATTTAAAAGGAACTAGCATAATCTCGTTTTTAAAATCAGCAAATTCTTTATTTGATAAAAACGAGCATAAAGTTGTGTTAATTTTTAGTGATGGTGGGGATAATGTGGACTTTTCAAAGGAAATCGCGTATGCAAAAGAGCATAATATCGCCGTTTATGTCTATCTAGTCGCAACGCAAAAAGGAGCGCTTTTTAAGGCTGATAATGGCGATATGGCTGTTTTAAAAGCAAACGAAGCTATAAAAAATTTAGCCTTGCAAACTGGCGGAGCATTTTTGAATTATTCGCTTTCAAATGATGATATAAAGAGCATAAGCGATGATATGAGTGCTAAATTTAGAGATAAAAACGAGCAAAGCACGATGATAAATGAGCAACAAGAGCTTTTTTACTACCCTTTGGTTTTAGCTTTGGTTTTTTTCTTTATGGCTATTTTTTCGCTACCGACAAGGAAAATTTGA
- a CDS encoding tetratricopeptide repeat protein gives MKKVVVLAVFINLAFGGVFDFYNLNRANTAFKDGNFSLAAKYYAKIDKDEAKFNRGVALYKDKKYDQALEEFKGIKEPNLEFNKLYNLGNTYANLGKIDQAIDSYKKALELKDDKDARYNLEFLEQQKKKKEQNKNSQQNQDNKQKQEQKDKESKENKNQQNQQNQQNQQNQQNQQNQQNQQNQQNQQNQQNQQNQQNQQNQQNANDNKNQNSQKEQTDSENKNSQDKTQNKDKKFGEPKEQGFQQNRSKNDEKSKVKQEPKDKSSKKEQKDNQNEDFGVVDEPISDIEQRRWQRQLEQRGINTFLLPLDKKEENHDEIKPW, from the coding sequence ATGAAAAAAGTGGTTGTTTTGGCTGTTTTTATAAATTTGGCTTTTGGTGGAGTGTTTGATTTTTATAATCTAAATAGAGCAAATACTGCTTTTAAAGATGGAAATTTCTCGCTTGCTGCGAAGTATTATGCAAAGATAGATAAAGATGAGGCTAAATTTAACCGTGGCGTGGCGTTGTATAAAGATAAAAAATACGACCAAGCGCTAGAGGAATTTAAAGGTATAAAAGAGCCAAATTTAGAATTTAATAAGCTTTATAATTTAGGAAATACGTACGCGAATTTAGGTAAAATCGATCAAGCAATAGACTCATATAAAAAGGCTTTAGAGCTTAAAGATGATAAAGATGCAAGGTATAATTTAGAGTTTTTAGAACAGCAAAAAAAGAAAAAAGAGCAAAATAAAAATAGCCAGCAAAACCAAGATAATAAACAAAAACAAGAACAAAAAGATAAAGAATCTAAAGAAAATAAAAATCAGCAAAATCAGCAAAATCAGCAAAATCAGCAAAATCAGCAAAATCAGCAAAATCAGCAAAATCAGCAAAATCAGCAAAATCAGCAAAATCAGCAAAATCAGCAAAATCAGCAAAATCAGCAAAATCAGCAAAACGCAAATGATAATAAAAATCAAAACTCTCAAAAAGAGCAAACTGATAGCGAAAATAAAAATTCTCAAGATAAAACTCAAAACAAAGATAAAAAATTTGGCGAGCCAAAAGAGCAAGGCTTCCAACAAAACAGAAGCAAAAACGACGAAAAGTCAAAAGTCAAACAAGAGCCAAAAGATAAAAGTAGTAAAAAAGAGCAAAAAGATAACCAAAACGAAGATTTTGGCGTCGTAGATGAGCCAATAAGTGATATTGAGCAACGAAGATGGCAAAGGCAGTTAGAACAAAGAGGGATAAACACCTTTTTGTTGCCACTTGATAAAAAAGAGGAAAATCATGATGAAATTAAGCCTTGGTAG
- a CDS encoding BatD family protein: MMKLSLGSALLALFLCVSVYGNASLRVDTPAIYKGEVAEFSIVADGEDVEFPQISQVNGVAVLGVKNSQSISMINGKVSKQTAKTYRLKPEKALNLPAYSVKIDGKTYTTNEAKIEVLEPEKSKEGDEFVLELKFDKNELYVGESTKLSVIFKRKINANISKAQLENINLNNFWIRKLGDNTQSREGDYIVEKMVYLVFAQKSGEYEVSPLAMDIAKAQSRGGDPFFDMFMSDLQWQKIYSNPLKISVKPLPGGVENFGKFSISAYVDKNETNANEPVNLTIEIDGDGNIDDVKKFNLNFGDAMVYNNEPSIKSGFKDGKYGGKFTQKFAIVSDQNFTIPSVSFSYFDEDLGAVKTVKSNKIKIYVKNAPAKSASSFKEANLQTPTKKTEQNIINAQENPYVKWLNLAVGFVLGALTFYLFTKFKFRKKQEKSSSVLLKIKAAKSDKELFTLLLPYANDSKVIKNTLCMLEENLYKNAKNIIDKKSLLEYFDDEESKG, from the coding sequence ATGATGAAATTAAGCCTTGGTAGTGCGCTTTTAGCACTATTTTTGTGCGTGAGCGTGTATGGAAATGCGAGTTTGCGAGTAGATACTCCAGCGATTTATAAAGGAGAAGTGGCGGAGTTTAGCATCGTTGCAGATGGCGAAGATGTGGAATTTCCGCAAATCTCACAAGTTAATGGAGTGGCAGTTTTGGGCGTAAAAAATTCGCAAAGTATATCGATGATAAATGGCAAAGTATCAAAACAAACCGCTAAAACATATCGTTTAAAACCAGAAAAAGCGCTAAATTTACCAGCTTATAGCGTAAAAATTGATGGCAAAACATACACGACAAATGAGGCTAAAATCGAGGTTTTAGAGCCAGAAAAAAGCAAAGAGGGCGATGAGTTTGTGCTTGAGTTAAAATTTGATAAAAACGAGCTTTATGTTGGAGAAAGCACCAAATTAAGCGTGATTTTTAAAAGAAAAATTAACGCAAACATTAGTAAAGCGCAGCTTGAAAACATAAATTTAAACAACTTTTGGATAAGAAAACTAGGAGATAACACCCAAAGTAGGGAGGGGGATTATATCGTAGAGAAGATGGTATATCTTGTCTTTGCTCAAAAAAGTGGCGAGTATGAGGTAAGCCCGCTTGCTATGGATATCGCAAAGGCTCAAAGTAGGGGTGGCGATCCGTTTTTTGATATGTTTATGAGTGATTTACAGTGGCAAAAAATTTACTCAAATCCTCTTAAAATCAGCGTTAAACCGCTTCCAGGCGGAGTTGAGAATTTTGGAAAATTTAGTATAAGTGCATATGTTGATAAAAACGAAACCAATGCGAACGAGCCTGTGAATTTGACTATCGAGATAGATGGTGATGGAAATATCGATGATGTTAAAAAATTTAACCTAAATTTTGGCGATGCGATGGTTTATAACAACGAACCTAGCATAAAAAGTGGGTTTAAAGATGGCAAATATGGCGGTAAATTTACTCAAAAATTTGCCATAGTTTCAGATCAAAACTTTACCATACCAAGTGTTAGTTTTAGCTACTTTGATGAGGATTTGGGCGCGGTAAAGACAGTTAAAAGCAATAAGATAAAAATTTATGTTAAAAATGCTCCGGCAAAAAGTGCTTCTAGTTTTAAAGAGGCAAATTTGCAAACTCCTACTAAAAAAACTGAGCAAAACATCATCAACGCACAAGAAAATCCTTATGTGAAATGGCTAAATTTAGCAGTCGGTTTTGTGCTTGGAGCTTTGACCTTTTATCTTTTTACTAAGTTTAAATTTAGAAAGAAACAAGAGAAATCAAGCTCGGTTTTGTTAAAAATCAAAGCCGCAAAAAGCGATAAAGAGCTGTTTACTTTGCTTTTGCCGTATGCAAACGATAGTAAAGTTATAAAAAATACGCTTTGTATGCTTGAAGAAAATTTATATAAAAATGCAAAAAATATCATTGATAAAAAATCGCTTTTAGAGTATTTTGATGATGAAGAGAGCAAGGGATAA
- a CDS encoding transglycosylase domain-containing protein, producing MIRFLFSFFVMCVFAVGGVFMYFYSEVKYDMDSIVNYHPTLTTQIYDRNDKLIANVFEGENRVYVTYKEIPGRVIEALVAIEDTNFFEHKGINLEAIFRAIIKDIETMSFAQGASTITQQLIKNVALSNEKKIDRKIKEFILAMKLENELSKEQILERYFNEVYFGHGYYGIKTASLGYFHKELNELSLKEISMLVGLPKAPSSYDPTKHLDLSLSRANRVITRMYEIGWIGRDEYEVGLKEEPVVYDDSLTQNKAPYVVDEVIKEANRFLPNLRTGGYKIYTSVDLEVQDMARKSLVDGYNEILKRNKDANASILNGAITVTDPLTGDILALVGGVDYAKSNFNRATQSKRQTGSSFKPFIYQIALNEGYSPVSEVADIPRSFDDGSNKEWNPKNFGKKYDGYITMREALKKSRNLATVNLMYSLGVENVINKLRDAGFRNMPYALSVALGSYGISPLEYSRFYSMFAGGGVATTPKFIKKAVSFTGNETLFEAEKTRITQPEQAYLVVNMMQEVVNSGTARRAKVKGIQVAGKTGTSNDSIDTWFCGYTPEVLVIIWYGNDNYTPMRNVETGGRTAAPVFAEFMNKYLEAFPETKRNFKVPSGVFHKIYKGKDELYTKTSPLPTQDTLPQDIGYSDGTGGGSSLLF from the coding sequence ATGATAAGGTTTTTGTTTAGTTTTTTTGTTATGTGTGTATTTGCCGTTGGTGGCGTGTTTATGTACTTTTATTCAGAAGTAAAATACGATATGGACAGCATTGTAAACTATCACCCTACTTTAACCACGCAAATTTATGATAGAAACGACAAGCTAATAGCAAATGTTTTTGAGGGAGAAAATCGCGTTTATGTGACGTATAAAGAGATACCAGGTCGCGTTATAGAAGCATTAGTTGCTATAGAAGATACAAATTTTTTCGAGCATAAAGGTATAAATTTAGAAGCAATTTTTAGAGCCATTATCAAAGATATAGAAACTATGAGTTTTGCACAAGGCGCTTCAACCATCACTCAACAACTTATCAAAAATGTAGCCTTAAGTAACGAGAAAAAAATCGATAGAAAAATAAAAGAATTTATCCTTGCGATGAAGCTTGAAAACGAGCTAAGCAAAGAGCAAATTTTAGAGCGATATTTTAACGAGGTATATTTTGGGCATGGATATTATGGTATCAAAACCGCTTCGCTGGGGTATTTTCACAAAGAGCTAAATGAGCTAAGCCTTAAAGAAATTTCTATGTTAGTTGGTCTGCCAAAAGCTCCAAGTAGCTATGATCCAACTAAGCATTTAGATCTTTCACTATCGCGCGCAAACCGTGTTATAACAAGAATGTATGAGATAGGCTGGATAGGAAGAGACGAGTATGAAGTCGGACTAAAAGAAGAGCCAGTTGTCTATGATGATAGCCTAACGCAAAACAAAGCTCCATATGTTGTAGATGAAGTCATAAAAGAGGCAAACCGTTTCTTGCCAAACCTACGAACTGGCGGTTATAAAATTTATACCAGTGTGGATTTAGAGGTTCAAGATATGGCAAGAAAATCTTTAGTTGATGGATATAACGAAATTTTAAAAAGAAACAAAGATGCAAATGCAAGCATACTAAATGGCGCTATAACAGTAACAGATCCTTTAACTGGCGATATTTTAGCCCTTGTTGGCGGGGTTGATTACGCAAAAAGCAACTTTAACCGCGCAACTCAAAGCAAAAGGCAAACTGGCTCAAGCTTCAAGCCTTTTATCTACCAAATCGCACTAAATGAAGGATACTCGCCAGTAAGCGAAGTAGCTGACATACCGCGAAGTTTTGATGATGGAAGTAACAAAGAGTGGAATCCAAAAAACTTTGGTAAAAAATACGACGGTTATATCACCATGCGAGAAGCGCTTAAAAAATCGCGAAATCTCGCCACTGTAAATTTGATGTATTCACTAGGTGTGGAAAATGTTATCAACAAACTTCGCGATGCTGGGTTTAGAAATATGCCTTATGCGCTTTCAGTTGCGCTTGGAAGCTATGGAATCTCACCTCTTGAATACTCGCGCTTTTACTCAATGTTTGCAGGTGGTGGCGTGGCTACAACTCCTAAATTTATAAAAAAAGCTGTTAGTTTTACTGGAAATGAAACCTTGTTTGAAGCAGAAAAAACAAGGATAACTCAGCCCGAACAAGCTTATTTAGTAGTTAATATGATGCAAGAAGTGGTAAATAGCGGAACTGCTAGAAGAGCAAAGGTAAAAGGCATACAAGTTGCTGGAAAAACTGGAACGTCAAACGATAGCATAGATACGTGGTTTTGCGGCTATACGCCTGAAGTTTTGGTCATCATCTGGTATGGAAACGACAACTACACGCCTATGCGAAACGTAGAAACCGGCGGAAGAACTGCTGCTCCTGTGTTTGCCGAGTTTATGAATAAATACCTAGAAGCTTTTCCAGAGACAAAAAGAAATTTCAAAGTTCCTAGTGGCGTTTTTCATAAAATTTATAAAGGCAAAGATGAGTTATACACCAAAACTTCGCCACTTCCAACGCAAGATACCTTGCCGCAAGATATCGGATATAGCGATGGAACTGGTGGTGGAAGCTCGCTTTTGTTTTAA
- the maf gene encoding septum formation inhibitor Maf has translation MIYLASSSPTRAKILKDYGVEFTQIPFSYDESIIAKADPLTYAYEIVNLKHKQFCAAHKELKNTLFADSCVVVNNEIYGKAQNEEEAYKMLKAQSQNEASVISAMMFDGDNFNLLNLSITTYKFSKFNEDDLSNYLKSGDYKGKAGAMMIEGFNKKYILSQKGNTSTAMGLNVEILKAYL, from the coding sequence ATGATATATCTAGCTTCTAGTTCACCTACAAGAGCGAAAATTTTAAAAGATTATGGGGTGGAATTTACTCAAATTCCATTCTCTTATGATGAGAGCATTATAGCCAAAGCAGATCCGCTAACCTACGCTTACGAGATAGTAAATTTAAAGCACAAACAGTTTTGCGCTGCCCACAAAGAGCTTAAAAACACCCTTTTTGCCGATAGTTGCGTTGTGGTAAATAACGAAATTTATGGCAAAGCACAAAACGAAGAAGAAGCTTATAAAATGCTTAAAGCTCAAAGCCAAAATGAAGCTAGTGTGATAAGCGCTATGATGTTTGATGGGGATAATTTTAATTTGCTAAATTTAAGCATAACTACATATAAATTTAGTAAATTTAATGAAGATGATTTAAGCAACTACTTAAAAAGTGGCGATTATAAAGGCAAGGCGGGCGCTATGATGATAGAGGGTTTTAACAAGAAGTATATCCTTTCTCAAAAAGGCAACACAAGCACCGCGATGGGACTTAATGTAGAAATTTTAAAGGCATATTTATGA
- the alaS gene encoding alanine--tRNA ligase: MDVRQEYLNFFQNKGHEIVQSAPLVPDDDTLLFTNAGMVPFKSIFTGAVPRPTPPIRTSCQTCIRAGGKHNDLDNVGYTARHHTFFEMLGNFSFGEYFKTDAIAYAWEFVTEILKLPKDKLYVTVHEKDDEAFEIWAKHIDKERIYRFGDKDNFWAMGDTGPCGPCSEIFYDQGEEHFNTEEDYMGGDGDRFLEIWNLVFMQFERDKSGNLTPLPKPSIDTGMGLERVTAIKEGVFSNYDSSLFMPLIKEVEKLCGKPYEYISGASYRVISDHIRATTFLLAQGVNFDKEGRGYVLRRILRRAVRHGYLLGIKEPFMYKLVDKVCELMGGHYTYLNEKKQAVKELIKMEEERFFVTIVAGLELFNAELKNTKNIFSGEVAFKLYDTYGFPLDLTSDMLREKNIKVDEATFDKLMNEQKTRAKASWKGSGDKAKESGDFKALLEKFGKNEFIGYENKTSNSKILAILDENFKEINELKAGESGWIMLDKTPFYAQSGGQCSDTGLINLVSLVLDTQKFFELNLSLITAKESYKIGNIVRCDVDDKRAMIARHHSATHLLHSALRAVLGEHISQAGSSVEADKLRFDFSHPKAMTSEELAKVENFVNEAISRGAEAKVEIMDIESAKKSGAIALFGEKYGLEVRVLSFGDVSKELCGGTHVKNIDEIGAFLITKESGVSSGVRRIEAICSQEVVKFSKNLRQELNQINEALKSKDSLVAIKKLKDEIKTLQNELKNASSAKAIELVNMGDVKVVVSEFSGDIKAKIDELKNQNEKLVALFFMTTDDKIQIAAGVKGANVKAGELVKNVASILGGGGGGRDDFATAGGKDISKIDQAIEFGKNFIKEKLS; encoded by the coding sequence ATGGATGTTAGACAAGAATATTTGAATTTCTTTCAAAACAAGGGTCACGAGATTGTACAAAGCGCACCTTTAGTGCCAGATGATGATACATTACTTTTTACAAATGCCGGCATGGTGCCGTTTAAAAGCATTTTTACTGGAGCTGTTCCGCGCCCAACTCCTCCTATTAGAACAAGTTGTCAAACCTGCATAAGAGCCGGTGGTAAGCACAACGATCTTGATAATGTCGGCTACACAGCACGACACCATACATTTTTTGAGATGCTTGGAAATTTTAGCTTTGGCGAGTATTTTAAAACTGATGCGATAGCCTATGCGTGGGAGTTTGTAACTGAAATTTTAAAACTTCCAAAAGATAAACTTTATGTAACAGTTCATGAAAAAGATGATGAAGCCTTTGAAATTTGGGCAAAACATATAGATAAAGAGCGAATTTACCGTTTTGGCGATAAAGATAACTTTTGGGCGATGGGCGATACTGGACCTTGTGGGCCATGTAGTGAGATATTTTACGATCAAGGTGAAGAGCATTTTAACACAGAAGAAGACTATATGGGAGGCGATGGAGATCGCTTTTTAGAGATTTGGAATTTAGTTTTCATGCAGTTTGAAAGAGATAAAAGCGGCAACCTAACCCCACTTCCAAAGCCAAGCATCGATACTGGAATGGGCTTAGAGCGTGTAACAGCGATAAAAGAGGGAGTCTTTAGTAACTACGATAGCTCGCTTTTTATGCCTTTGATTAAAGAAGTAGAAAAGCTTTGTGGCAAACCATACGAATATATAAGTGGTGCTAGCTACCGCGTTATAAGCGATCATATCAGAGCTACTACATTTTTACTAGCTCAAGGTGTAAATTTTGATAAAGAAGGCAGAGGCTATGTGCTTAGGCGAATTCTTCGTCGCGCTGTTAGACACGGATACTTGCTTGGCATAAAAGAGCCATTTATGTATAAGCTAGTGGATAAAGTTTGCGAACTTATGGGTGGGCACTACACTTATCTAAATGAGAAAAAACAAGCCGTTAAAGAGCTTATTAAAATGGAAGAAGAGAGATTTTTTGTTACGATTGTGGCTGGACTTGAGCTATTTAATGCTGAACTTAAAAACACCAAAAATATCTTTAGTGGCGAGGTTGCATTTAAGCTTTATGATACTTACGGTTTTCCGCTTGATTTAACTTCAGATATGCTTAGAGAAAAAAACATCAAGGTTGATGAAGCTACATTTGATAAGTTGATGAATGAGCAAAAAACAAGAGCAAAAGCTTCATGGAAGGGAAGTGGCGATAAAGCCAAAGAAAGTGGCGACTTTAAAGCGTTGCTTGAAAAATTTGGTAAAAATGAGTTTATCGGTTATGAAAACAAAACTTCAAATAGCAAAATTCTAGCTATTTTAGATGAAAATTTTAAAGAGATAAACGAGCTAAAAGCTGGCGAAAGCGGCTGGATTATGCTTGATAAAACTCCATTTTACGCACAAAGTGGCGGTCAGTGTAGCGACACTGGACTTATAAATTTAGTAAGTCTTGTTCTTGATACACAAAAGTTTTTTGAGCTAAATTTATCACTAATTACCGCTAAAGAAAGTTATAAAATCGGCAATATTGTAAGATGTGATGTGGATGATAAAAGAGCGATGATAGCGCGTCATCATAGTGCTACTCACTTGTTACACTCTGCTTTAAGAGCGGTTTTAGGCGAACATATATCTCAAGCTGGAAGTAGCGTAGAAGCTGATAAACTTCGCTTTGACTTTTCTCATCCAAAAGCTATGACTAGCGAAGAGCTTGCAAAGGTTGAAAATTTCGTAAATGAAGCCATTTCAAGAGGTGCTGAGGCTAAAGTCGAAATCATGGATATAGAAAGTGCGAAAAAAAGCGGTGCGATTGCACTGTTTGGCGAAAAATACGGCTTGGAAGTTAGAGTTTTAAGCTTTGGCGATGTTAGCAAAGAGCTTTGTGGTGGCACACATGTAAAAAACATCGATGAAATCGGAGCATTTTTGATAACAAAAGAGAGTGGCGTTAGCTCTGGAGTTAGAAGAATCGAGGCGATTTGTTCGCAAGAAGTTGTTAAATTTAGCAAAAACTTAAGACAAGAACTTAACCAAATAAATGAAGCGCTCAAAAGCAAAGACTCTCTTGTAGCGATTAAAAAGTTAAAAGATGAGATAAAAACTTTGCAAAATGAGCTTAAAAATGCAAGCTCGGCAAAAGCGATAGAGCTAGTAAATATGGGCGATGTTAAAGTTGTTGTTAGTGAATTTAGCGGAGATATCAAAGCAAAAATCGATGAACTTAAAAACCAAAACGAAAAGCTTGTAGCTCTGTTTTTTATGACAACTGATGATAAAATCCAAATAGCAGCTGGAGTTAAAGGCGCAAATGTAAAAGCTGGAGAACTTGTAAAAAATGTAGCTTCTATCCTTGGCGGAGGTGGAGGCGGTCGAGATGACTTCGCTACTGCTGGCGGGAAAGATATAAGCAAAATTGATCAAGCGATAGAATTTGGAAAAAATTTCATTAAGGAAAAACTCTCTTGA
- a CDS encoding Gfo/Idh/MocA family protein: MKRKIAIIGLGEIGKKHLSELRRSDYFELVAICDKNEAEEFGRFEFFTDIDVMFNTLKPEAVVIATPPKTHKEIILKCMKYIKNIFVESPLADNLDQAREIRYAASTNALKIAVGYRDRFNPTVISLVREFAKEEKIYSMNIIRACKSYDELDLVDDILIKDLDLVRFLTKSEVSSFDMKKICFGNKKNLSIAHSNLKTKNDILVNISSNAFYPQNRNFIEICATSGIYLADLVAFTLHKVTESGRINLKVDSEDFSIRYEHKNFANVCNDEDFGELASVEDAVKLREILK; this comes from the coding sequence ATGAAGAGAAAAATTGCGATAATCGGACTAGGAGAGATAGGCAAAAAACATCTTAGCGAGCTTAGAAGGTCTGATTATTTCGAACTTGTTGCCATATGTGATAAAAATGAGGCAGAGGAGTTTGGAAGGTTTGAATTTTTCACTGATATCGATGTGATGTTTAATACTTTAAAACCAGAAGCTGTAGTGATAGCAACACCCCCAAAAACGCATAAAGAAATCATCTTAAAATGCATGAAATACATAAAAAATATCTTCGTAGAATCCCCTTTAGCAGATAACCTAGATCAAGCCAGAGAGATACGATACGCAGCTAGCACAAACGCTCTTAAAATCGCAGTTGGCTACAGAGATAGGTTTAATCCTACTGTAATATCGCTAGTTAGAGAGTTTGCTAAAGAGGAGAAAATTTACTCGATGAATATCATAAGGGCTTGTAAAAGTTATGATGAGCTTGATTTGGTTGATGATATTTTAATCAAAGACCTTGATTTGGTGCGGTTTTTAACAAAATCTGAAGTTAGCTCTTTTGATATGAAAAAAATCTGTTTTGGAAATAAGAAAAATTTATCAATTGCTCATTCAAATTTAAAAACTAAAAATGACATTTTAGTCAATATCAGCTCAAACGCTTTTTATCCACAAAATAGAAATTTTATTGAAATTTGCGCGACAAGCGGGATATATCTAGCTGATTTAGTCGCTTTTACGCTACATAAAGTAACTGAAAGTGGGCGAATAAATTTAAAAGTAGATAGCGAGGATTTTTCGATTAGATATGAACATAAAAATTTTGCAAATGTCTGCAACGATGAGGATTTTGGCGAGTTGGCGAGTGTTGAAGATGCAGTAAAACTAAGAGAGATTTTAAAATGA